In Arcobacter sp. F2176, a single window of DNA contains:
- the nifK gene encoding nitrogenase molybdenum-iron protein subunit beta: protein MQDLDNIVNGQKLFLKPEYQEVLKNKKEFEGSMGAINPAKVDEIQEWTKSWDYREKNLAREAITVNPAKACQPLGAVMVGLGFENTMPYVHGSHGCVAYFRTYFTRHFKEPTPCVSDSMSESAAVFGGLANMKDGLRNCNALYKPEMIAVSTTCMAEVIGDDLGAFIIGAKEEAEGELDDVLIPHAHTPSFVGSHITGYDNMMKSTLEQLNPPKAEKVDEERINIIPGFEPYLGSLKEIKKISKMFGDKIIMIGDHEEQWDTGAGEYKLYAGGTKIEDAKTAVNAKATISLQKYSTIATAKTIKNKWKQTYETCNPIGLSGTDAFVMKLAELTGKEVPEELKQQRARLVDAMQDSYPYMHGKKIAIWGDPDFLLGMVSFLVEMGAIPTHVVCHNAPRKNWEAQMREILDKSNRSSECNIWPGKDLWALRSLLFTEPVDFMIGNVYGKELYRDTKTPLIRIGFPIFDRHHLHRYSMSGYEGGINLLTWITNGILDQLDEETKDIAQTDYFFDSVR from the coding sequence ATGCAAGATTTAGATAATATAGTAAACGGACAAAAACTATTTTTAAAACCTGAATATCAAGAAGTTTTAAAAAATAAAAAAGAATTTGAAGGTTCAATGGGAGCTATCAATCCAGCTAAAGTTGATGAAATCCAAGAATGGACTAAATCATGGGATTATAGAGAAAAAAATCTTGCAAGAGAAGCAATTACTGTTAACCCTGCTAAAGCTTGTCAACCTCTAGGTGCAGTAATGGTAGGTCTTGGTTTTGAAAATACTATGCCTTATGTACATGGAAGCCATGGGTGTGTTGCATACTTTAGAACATATTTTACAAGACACTTTAAAGAACCAACTCCATGTGTTTCTGATTCAATGAGTGAATCTGCAGCGGTATTTGGTGGATTAGCAAATATGAAAGATGGGTTAAGAAACTGTAACGCGTTATATAAGCCTGAAATGATTGCTGTTAGTACAACTTGTATGGCAGAAGTTATCGGTGATGACTTAGGTGCATTTATTATTGGAGCTAAAGAAGAAGCAGAAGGTGAATTAGATGACGTTCTTATTCCTCATGCACATACTCCATCTTTTGTTGGTTCGCATATTACAGGTTACGATAATATGATGAAATCTACTTTAGAGCAATTAAATCCTCCTAAAGCTGAAAAAGTTGATGAAGAGAGAATTAATATTATCCCTGGATTTGAACCATATTTAGGTTCATTAAAAGAGATTAAAAAAATCTCTAAAATGTTCGGTGATAAAATCATAATGATTGGTGACCATGAAGAGCAATGGGATACTGGAGCTGGTGAATATAAATTATATGCTGGTGGAACTAAAATTGAAGATGCTAAAACTGCAGTAAATGCAAAAGCAACTATCTCTTTACAAAAGTATTCTACAATAGCAACTGCTAAAACTATTAAAAACAAATGGAAACAAACTTATGAAACTTGTAATCCAATTGGTTTAAGTGGTACAGACGCATTTGTTATGAAATTAGCAGAATTAACTGGTAAAGAAGTTCCAGAAGAATTAAAACAACAAAGAGCTAGACTTGTTGATGCAATGCAAGATTCTTACCCATATATGCATGGTAAAAAAATCGCAATCTGGGGAGATCCTGATTTCTTATTAGGAATGGTTTCTTTCTTAGTTGAAATGGGAGCAATTCCAACTCATGTTGTATGTCATAATGCACCAAGAAAAAATTGGGAAGCCCAAATGAGAGAAATCTTAGATAAATCAAATAGATCTAGTGAATGTAATATTTGGCCAGGTAAAGATTTATGGGCATTAAGATCATTATTATTCACAGAACCAGTTGATTTCATGATTGGAAATGTTTATGGTAAAGAACTTTACAGAGATACAAAAACTCCACTTATTAGAATTGGGTTCCCAATTTTTGATAGACATCACTTACATAGATACTCAATGAGTGGGTATGAAGGTGGTATCAACCTTTTAACTTGGATTACTAATGGTATCTTAGACCAATTAGATGAAGAGACTAAAGATATTGCCCAAACAGATTATTTCTTCGATTCAGTAAGATAG
- a CDS encoding molybdopterin-binding protein → MEFRPSLTLLNSDTTFLLEKRIQLLVAIERIESIIKATKAHQKILTHLTKMTDFLTRALKSIQRMVMQISARNQIQGKVEHIEQGKVNSCVFVKLKSGYSLVSVITNSAVESLSLKNDNDVIAIFKSSSVLLTADLTLNISARNKFQGEVIKITTGEVNSEIIIDIGGDTITSVITTEAAKFLDIRIGKKMSAVIKSSDIMIGK, encoded by the coding sequence TTGGAATTTCGACCATCTTTGACTTTGTTAAATTCTGACACAACTTTTTTATTAGAAAAAAGGATACAACTTCTAGTAGCTATTGAACGAATAGAATCAATAATTAAAGCTACAAAAGCACATCAAAAGATTTTAACACATTTAACAAAAATGACTGATTTTCTTACAAGAGCTCTTAAATCTATCCAAAGGATGGTTATGCAAATAAGTGCAAGAAATCAAATTCAAGGGAAAGTTGAACATATAGAACAAGGAAAAGTAAACTCCTGTGTTTTTGTTAAACTTAAAAGCGGTTATTCGCTTGTTAGTGTGATTACAAATAGTGCGGTTGAATCATTATCTTTAAAAAATGATAATGATGTAATAGCAATATTCAAATCAAGTTCAGTTTTATTAACAGCTGATTTAACACTAAATATTAGTGCAAGAAACAAATTTCAAGGTGAAGTTATCAAAATAACCACAGGGGAAGTAAACTCTGAGATTATTATTGATATTGGTGGAGATACAATTACTTCTGTAATTACAACAGAGGCAGCAAAATTTTTAGACATAAGAATTGGAAAAAAGATGAGTGCTGTAATTAAATCTTCAGATATTATGATAGGAAAATAA
- the acnA gene encoding aconitate hydratase AcnA, whose amino-acid sequence MKKEEFKSHFEFAEQKYTFYDLKKLQTSDLTKINKLPYSIRILLENLLRNFDQKMITEQDIKELASWKKKYETPYEIPYHPARVIMQDFTGIPAIVDLASMRDAIAKEGKDASLINPLVPVDLIVDHSVQVDFNGTEDSLDKNVQMEYKRNEERYSVLKWAQVSFDNLRIVPPRSGICHQVNLEYLGQIVQREEKDGEKIAYCDTLVGTDSHTTMINSIGVMGWGVGGIEAEAVMLGQPYYMPIPEVIGLRLSGEIKEGITGTDVVLAITKILREYKVVEKFVEVYGPGLKSLTLPDRATISNMSPEFGSTMAFFPVDDETLRYMKETNRADQAQFVESYTKNNMLFYDEENEPEYTDTIEFDLSSVKPSIAGPKEPHQHLFLDQLQKTTKEEAGSYKSVDIELETETIALKQSDIVIAAITSCTNTSNPFVMLGAGLIAKKAVELGLSIKPYVKTSLAPGSKVVTDYLKSAQLDKYLDKLGFNLTAYGCTTCIGNSGPLKKPINDAIIENKLSVASVLSGNRNFEARIHPYVRQNYLMSPMLVMIYAIAGTVDIDLYKDPIAFDKNENPIFMKDLWPQNDEVRELINKNVTSEQYKQRYAQILQGDENWKSLPITKSDTYKWIEKSSYIKKAPFFDNFTLNTTKKEDIQKAKILAMFGDTVTTDHISPAGIIPPEYPAGKYLQEEGIKVEEFNSYGSRRGNHEVMMRGTFANVRINNNLVYPKEGGFSKYMPNEEEDYIYNIAMKYKQEKSASVILAGKEYGTGSSRDWAAKGTSLLGVSAVIAQSYERIHRSNLVGMGVLPLQFIDTSWKDLGLDGSETIDILEISEITPRTILQVKAYKTNGKVLEFQVLCRLDTQIEVEYYKNNGILEYVLRKIIKEK is encoded by the coding sequence ATGAAAAAAGAAGAGTTTAAAAGCCACTTTGAGTTTGCTGAACAGAAATATACTTTTTATGATCTAAAAAAACTTCAAACCTCAGATTTAACAAAAATAAATAAACTTCCCTACTCAATTCGTATCTTATTAGAAAACCTACTTAGGAATTTTGATCAGAAAATGATTACGGAACAAGATATAAAAGAACTTGCTTCTTGGAAAAAGAAATATGAAACTCCATATGAAATTCCATATCATCCAGCAAGAGTTATTATGCAAGATTTTACAGGAATACCTGCAATTGTTGATTTAGCTTCTATGCGAGATGCTATTGCAAAAGAAGGCAAAGATGCATCACTTATCAATCCTTTGGTACCAGTTGATCTTATTGTAGATCACTCTGTACAAGTTGATTTTAATGGAACAGAAGATAGTTTAGATAAAAATGTACAAATGGAATATAAAAGAAATGAAGAAAGATATTCTGTTTTAAAATGGGCTCAAGTAAGTTTTGATAATCTTCGTATTGTTCCTCCAAGATCAGGAATTTGCCATCAAGTAAATCTAGAATATTTAGGACAAATTGTTCAAAGAGAAGAAAAAGATGGAGAGAAAATTGCTTATTGTGACACATTAGTTGGAACTGATTCCCATACAACTATGATAAATTCTATTGGGGTAATGGGTTGGGGAGTAGGTGGAATTGAAGCAGAAGCCGTAATGTTAGGGCAACCTTATTATATGCCAATACCTGAAGTGATAGGACTTCGTTTATCAGGAGAGATAAAGGAAGGAATTACAGGAACGGATGTAGTATTAGCTATAACAAAAATACTTCGTGAATATAAAGTTGTAGAGAAATTTGTTGAAGTATACGGACCAGGACTAAAATCTTTAACATTACCAGATAGAGCCACTATATCTAATATGTCTCCTGAATTTGGTTCAACTATGGCATTTTTCCCAGTAGATGATGAGACTTTACGATATATGAAAGAGACAAATAGAGCAGATCAAGCACAATTTGTTGAAAGTTATACAAAAAACAATATGCTTTTTTATGATGAAGAAAATGAACCTGAATATACAGATACTATTGAATTTGATCTCTCAAGTGTAAAACCAAGTATAGCAGGACCTAAAGAACCACATCAACATTTATTCTTAGACCAATTGCAAAAAACTACAAAAGAAGAAGCAGGAAGTTACAAAAGTGTAGATATAGAACTTGAGACAGAAACAATAGCTTTAAAACAAAGTGATATAGTAATTGCAGCAATTACCAGCTGTACAAATACCTCAAATCCCTTTGTTATGCTAGGAGCTGGTCTTATTGCAAAAAAAGCTGTAGAACTAGGTCTGTCTATAAAACCATATGTTAAAACAAGTTTAGCTCCAGGGTCTAAAGTGGTCACTGACTACTTAAAAAGTGCCCAACTTGATAAATATCTAGATAAATTAGGCTTTAATCTTACAGCTTATGGCTGTACTACTTGTATAGGGAATTCAGGGCCTTTAAAAAAACCTATCAATGATGCTATCATTGAAAATAAACTTTCAGTTGCTTCAGTGCTTTCTGGAAATAGAAACTTTGAAGCCCGAATTCATCCTTATGTAAGACAAAACTATCTAATGTCTCCAATGCTAGTAATGATTTATGCAATAGCAGGAACTGTTGATATTGATTTATACAAAGATCCAATTGCTTTTGATAAAAATGAAAATCCTATTTTTATGAAAGATTTATGGCCTCAAAATGATGAAGTAAGAGAACTAATTAATAAAAATGTTACTAGTGAACAATATAAACAAAGATATGCACAGATTTTACAAGGTGATGAAAATTGGAAAAGTTTACCAATAACTAAATCAGATACTTATAAATGGATTGAAAAGTCAAGCTATATTAAAAAAGCACCTTTTTTTGATAATTTTACTTTAAATACAACAAAAAAAGAAGATATTCAAAAAGCTAAAATATTAGCAATGTTTGGAGATACTGTAACTACAGATCATATCTCTCCTGCAGGAATAATTCCACCTGAGTATCCAGCAGGTAAATACTTACAAGAAGAAGGAATAAAAGTTGAAGAGTTTAACTCTTATGGTTCAAGAAGAGGAAATCATGAAGTAATGATGAGAGGAACATTTGCTAATGTTCGTATAAATAATAATCTTGTTTATCCAAAAGAGGGTGGTTTTTCAAAATATATGCCAAACGAAGAAGAAGATTATATCTACAATATTGCGATGAAATACAAACAAGAAAAGAGTGCAAGTGTTATTTTAGCAGGAAAAGAGTACGGAACAGGTAGTTCAAGAGACTGGGCAGCAAAAGGAACATCACTTTTAGGAGTAAGCGCAGTAATTGCTCAAAGTTACGAACGAATCCATAGAAGTAATCTTGTAGGTATGGGTGTCTTGCCTTTACAATTTATAGATACAAGCTGGAAAGACTTAGGATTAGATGGAAGTGAAACAATCGATATCTTAGAAATAAGTGAGATAACTCCAAGAACTATTCTACAAGTAAAAGCATATAAAACAAATGGGAAAGTATTGGAATTCCAAGTATTATGTCGCCTTGATACGCAAATAGAAGTTGAATATTATAAAAACAACGGTATTTTAGAATATGTATTAAGAAAAATAATAAAAGAGAAGTAA
- a CDS encoding TrkH family potassium uptake protein, translating to MEHKYVKSIFLGYVLVIFFGALVLSLPICHKGSLSFIDSIFTATSATCVTGLIVTSTSENFTFLGEVIIMILIQIGGIGYMSLVIIFFLSLRQRLDIDEKRAMRQSLDLPNMHVRRFLKKIFAVVLVIELAGAIVLTTQFLKKYDLLESIWYGIFHSVSAFNNAGFSLFTNSLVGYQSDTISLVTICILVVLGGMGYFVLIEIYENRKFAKRFTIHTRIMIYGTIILIIAGMILFLSIEWDNPKTLGNLSVYDKLLNAFFLSINFRTSGFNSIDLGALKESSLFFSTLFMMTGAGQGSTAGGMKITTVAILIITVIYILKESNQQPSIFKRTIEQKIINKALAIILSSSFFVLLATLILVETQNLPFLRILFEVVSAFGTVGVSTGNGDILSFSQEFDTFGKSIIIIMMLAGRLGVFAFGLILVGKAKTKHFKYPVGRIII from the coding sequence GTGGAACATAAATATGTAAAATCTATATTTTTAGGATATGTATTAGTTATATTTTTTGGAGCATTAGTTCTTTCTTTGCCTATTTGTCATAAAGGAAGTTTATCCTTTATCGATTCTATTTTTACAGCTACTAGTGCTACATGTGTGACAGGACTCATTGTTACAAGTACTTCTGAAAACTTTACTTTTTTAGGTGAAGTTATTATTATGATTCTTATCCAAATTGGTGGAATAGGATATATGTCATTAGTAATCATTTTCTTTTTATCTCTTAGACAAAGACTAGATATAGATGAAAAAAGAGCAATGAGACAATCATTAGATTTACCAAACATGCATGTTCGAAGATTCTTAAAAAAGATTTTTGCTGTTGTATTAGTTATAGAACTAGCAGGAGCTATTGTTTTAACTACTCAATTTCTTAAGAAGTATGATCTTTTGGAATCTATTTGGTATGGAATATTTCATAGTGTAAGTGCGTTTAACAATGCAGGCTTCTCTTTATTTACAAATAGTCTTGTAGGATATCAAAGTGACACTATTTCCTTAGTTACAATCTGTATCTTAGTAGTCTTAGGAGGAATGGGATATTTTGTTTTAATTGAAATTTATGAAAATAGAAAATTTGCTAAAAGGTTTACTATTCATACAAGAATTATGATATATGGAACAATTATTTTAATAATTGCAGGAATGATATTATTTTTATCCATTGAATGGGATAACCCAAAAACTCTTGGAAACTTATCTGTTTATGATAAATTATTAAATGCTTTTTTTCTCTCGATTAACTTTAGAACTAGCGGTTTTAATAGCATTGATTTGGGAGCATTAAAAGAATCTTCTCTTTTCTTTTCAACCTTATTTATGATGACAGGAGCAGGACAAGGAAGTACAGCTGGTGGTATGAAAATAACTACTGTTGCTATTTTAATTATTACAGTAATTTATATTTTAAAAGAGAGTAATCAACAACCAAGTATTTTTAAAAGAACAATTGAACAAAAAATTATAAATAAAGCTCTAGCAATTATTCTTTCATCCTCTTTCTTTGTACTTTTAGCCACTTTAATATTAGTAGAAACACAAAATTTACCTTTTTTAAGAATTTTATTTGAAGTTGTTTCTGCCTTTGGGACAGTTGGAGTATCAACAGGGAATGGGGATATTCTAAGTTTTTCTCAAGAATTTGACACCTTTGGAAAAAGTATTATCATAATTATGATGTTAGCAGGAAGACTTGGAGTCTTTGCTTTTGGTTTAATCTTAGTAGGAAAAGCAAAAACAAAACATTTTAAATACCCAGTAGGAAGGATTATTATATGA
- the nifD gene encoding nitrogenase molybdenum-iron protein alpha chain: MGPETLESLQKQAIAEVLEAYPEKAKKNRAKHLGVDNPEGVKGSCDTTRSNKQTVPGVMSQRGCAYAGSKGVVWGPIKDMIHISHGPIGCGQYSRGGRRNYYIGTTGVDTFVTMNFSTDFNEKDIVFGGDKKLKKALEEIDELFPLNNGISIQSECPIGLIGDDIQAVAKVHKKETGHQTVAVSCEGFRGVSQSLGHHIANDMIRDHVMPDTSHRKDFESTPYDVAIIGDYNIGGDAWSTRLILEEMGLRVIAQWSGDATYKELAIAPKAKLNLLHCYRSMNYISRHMEQEFGIPWMEYNFFGPSKTTESLRKIASFFDETIQAKTEATIAKYTAMTDAVIAKYKPMLEGKKVMLYVGGLRPRHVIGAYEDLGMEVIGTGYEFGHGDDYKRTKEDLGRSTLIYDDANEYELEEFVKKLRPDLVAAGVKEKYVFQKMGLPFRQMHSWDYSGPYHGYDAFAIFAKDMDLAMNSPVWNHTKAPWDKEEVGA; encoded by the coding sequence ATGGGACCAGAAACATTAGAGAGTCTTCAAAAGCAAGCGATTGCAGAAGTACTTGAAGCTTATCCAGAAAAAGCTAAAAAAAATAGAGCAAAACACTTAGGAGTTGACAATCCAGAAGGTGTTAAAGGTTCTTGTGATACTACAAGAAGTAACAAACAAACTGTACCAGGTGTTATGTCACAAAGAGGTTGTGCATACGCAGGATCTAAAGGGGTTGTTTGGGGACCAATTAAAGATATGATTCATATCTCTCATGGACCAATTGGATGTGGACAATATTCAAGAGGTGGTAGAAGAAATTATTATATCGGTACAACTGGTGTTGATACATTTGTTACAATGAACTTCTCAACTGACTTTAACGAAAAAGATATCGTTTTCGGTGGAGATAAAAAACTTAAAAAAGCATTAGAAGAGATTGATGAATTATTCCCATTAAACAATGGTATTTCAATTCAATCAGAATGTCCAATCGGTCTAATCGGTGATGATATTCAAGCAGTAGCTAAAGTGCATAAAAAAGAGACAGGTCATCAAACTGTTGCTGTATCATGTGAAGGGTTTAGAGGGGTTTCACAATCTCTTGGTCACCACATCGCAAATGATATGATAAGAGATCATGTTATGCCTGATACATCACATAGAAAAGATTTTGAATCAACTCCTTATGATGTAGCAATTATTGGAGATTATAACATCGGGGGAGATGCTTGGTCTACAAGATTAATCTTAGAAGAAATGGGATTAAGAGTTATTGCACAATGGTCTGGTGATGCTACTTATAAAGAGTTAGCAATTGCGCCGAAAGCAAAATTAAACTTACTTCACTGTTATAGATCTATGAACTATATTTCTAGACATATGGAGCAAGAGTTTGGTATACCTTGGATGGAATATAACTTCTTTGGACCAAGTAAAACTACTGAGTCTTTAAGAAAAATTGCTTCATTCTTTGATGAGACAATACAAGCAAAAACTGAAGCTACAATAGCTAAATATACTGCAATGACAGACGCTGTTATTGCTAAATATAAACCAATGTTAGAGGGTAAAAAAGTTATGCTTTATGTTGGTGGATTAAGACCAAGACACGTTATTGGAGCTTATGAAGATTTAGGAATGGAAGTTATTGGTACTGGTTATGAGTTCGGACATGGTGATGATTATAAAAGAACTAAAGAAGATTTAGGAAGATCAACACTTATTTATGATGATGCAAATGAGTATGAGTTAGAAGAATTTGTTAAAAAATTGAGACCTGACTTAGTTGCAGCTGGGGTAAAAGAGAAATATGTATTTCAAAAAATGGGATTACCATTTAGACAAATGCACTCTTGGGATTACAGTGGACCATACCATGGGTATGATGCATTTGCAATTTTTGCGAAAGATATGGATTTAGCTATGAATTCTCCTGTTTGGAATCATACTAAAGCACCATGGGACAAAGAAGAAGTGGGAGCGTAA
- a CDS encoding TrkA family potassium uptake protein yields MKTIAVIGLGKFGSYIVKSLSRLDVKVIAVDNDEKRIQEISEYIDNAFVLDSTNKQALEDVGIYNLDTVIVSIGENIEASILTVMALKDLNNQNIIAKAITSTHGEILSKIGAFKIIYPEKIAGRMLVNKLIDNMTIEEIDISNNIKIIKLVANEKFINRRIYEIKEEYKKLKIVSYKSDGTWVLNIDSSYKIKENDILVFIGEAKYSKEFCKEF; encoded by the coding sequence ATGAAAACAATCGCAGTTATTGGATTAGGAAAATTTGGATCTTATATTGTAAAGAGTTTATCAAGATTAGATGTAAAAGTAATAGCAGTAGATAATGATGAAAAAAGAATTCAAGAGATAAGCGAATACATTGATAATGCTTTTGTACTTGATAGTACAAATAAACAAGCCCTAGAAGATGTTGGAATATACAATCTTGATACGGTTATTGTTAGTATTGGTGAAAATATAGAAGCAAGTATTTTAACAGTAATGGCACTAAAAGATTTAAATAATCAAAATATTATTGCAAAAGCTATCACATCAACTCATGGTGAAATATTATCAAAAATTGGTGCTTTTAAAATAATCTATCCTGAAAAAATAGCGGGAAGAATGTTAGTAAATAAACTTATTGATAATATGACTATAGAAGAGATAGACATAAGTAACAATATAAAAATCATAAAACTAGTAGCAAATGAAAAATTTATCAATAGAAGAATTTATGAGATAAAAGAAGAGTACAAAAAACTTAAAATAGTCTCTTATAAATCAGATGGAACTTGGGTTTTAAATATTGACTCCTCTTATAAAATAAAAGAAAATGATATTTTAGTTTTTATAGGAGAAGCTAAATATAGTAAAGAATTTTGTAAAGAATTCTAA
- the nifH gene encoding nitrogenase iron protein produces MSDLRQIAFYGKGGIGKSTTSQNTLAAMCHYYAKKILIVGCDPKADSTRLILHEKAQSTIMQLASEAGTVEDLELEDVCKPGAGEFHPDNTDITEGYINCTESGGPEPGVGCAGRGVITAINFLEEEGAYDDELDFVSYDVLGDVVCGGFAMPIREGKAQEIYIVMSGEMMAMYAANNISKGILKYANTGGVRLAGLICNARMTDKEYDLAKHLAMQIGTQMIHFVPRSNHVQRAELRRMTVVEFAPSSDQAMEYKELARKIIANDLKVIPEPLEMDDLENLLMEFGLEEEVDEENLGKKAEEA; encoded by the coding sequence ATGTCAGATTTAAGACAAATAGCGTTTTATGGAAAAGGTGGGATTGGTAAATCAACTACATCTCAAAACACATTAGCAGCAATGTGTCACTACTATGCAAAGAAAATTTTAATCGTTGGGTGTGACCCAAAAGCGGATTCAACTAGACTTATCTTACATGAAAAAGCACAATCTACAATTATGCAATTAGCATCTGAGGCTGGAACTGTTGAAGATTTAGAATTAGAAGATGTATGTAAACCAGGTGCTGGTGAATTTCACCCAGACAATACTGATATTACTGAAGGTTATATTAATTGTACAGAATCAGGTGGTCCTGAGCCAGGTGTTGGATGTGCAGGTAGAGGTGTTATTACAGCAATTAACTTCTTAGAAGAAGAAGGTGCATATGATGATGAGTTAGATTTCGTATCTTATGATGTTCTTGGAGATGTTGTTTGTGGTGGATTTGCTATGCCAATTAGAGAAGGTAAAGCACAAGAGATTTATATCGTAATGTCTGGTGAAATGATGGCTATGTACGCAGCTAACAATATTTCTAAAGGTATTTTAAAATATGCAAATACTGGTGGAGTTAGACTTGCTGGTTTAATTTGTAATGCGAGAATGACAGATAAAGAGTATGACCTTGCTAAACACTTAGCAATGCAAATTGGTACTCAAATGATTCACTTCGTACCAAGATCTAACCATGTACAAAGAGCTGAATTAAGAAGAATGACAGTTGTTGAATTTGCTCCATCTTCAGATCAAGCTATGGAATATAAAGAATTAGCTAGAAAAATCATCGCTAATGATTTAAAAGTTATTCCTGAACCATTAGAAATGGATGACTTAGAAAATCTATTAATGGAATTTGGATTAGAAGAAGAAGTTGACGAAGAAAACTTAGGTAAAAAAGCAGAAGAAGCTTAA